atttattgaTTGGAGgggcgttattggaataatgccccactacaccacttttgcaataatgccccatgctgactgggatgacacgtgtcgaataatgccctatggtgggggcattattttgttCCACTAGTACACATGGTCTAAGAGAAACTAAACAAAGAAAAACAAGTAATTTTACATCACTTAAACTATCTTCAACGTGGCGGCTCATTCCGACGTGGCATAATGAGTTTGAACTTTGATGAAAGAGACGACTCCTCGCATGTAGCTAAGGGTACGCACGTAGATGAGAGGTTGTGATTGTTATAGGGAGATATTGACCATAGCTTTGGCGTCCGTTGCAGAAGAGGGGAGCGGATGAGCAAGATGAGTTGGTAGTGGACCGGTGGAGCACGTGGTCTCACCCGTTGGAGGAAGGttaggccgtggggtatggtggggcttgggttgagcttgggttggggcatttgttgacacgtggaatgggagccccccaccgcctggttacgtgtccgcggggtatggcgtggcgtgggttgggcttgggttgggtgcaccgcgtggcagaatattaaaaaaaaaattacaaaaaatttataaaaaatcacacaacatttataaaaaaaaacctacaacttcattaaaattttaaaaattacataatcctaaaaattacataatttctaaaaattacaaataacaaacctagagcgttaaataaatttcaaaaaggtcgatcttgtcgaacgccttttTTTCCTTGCTtcgaaactctatgttcgccaccgccacccggtcctcgtggcttaactcgccgctcggaacggcttcgtagtaagccttgaaacgctcgagcttgggccgtagctcgcgccatttatgttggcacgcgttgaggttgtggcggtcgttaccgacgttaTGTCGGCAAGCTGCGAATGCTTCCAGccaatattttgtttggcccgGTGGCCGTCCCTTCATAGCGTCCACGACGCTTGTGACGAGAGCCAATTCTTCTTCATGGGTCCAAGATGCCATAgcgggttcgtgggatggggggaccagtgggttagccggtggggttgggttcgtgggatgggggggaCCAGTGGGTTAGCGGGTTCGAGAGAAgtgggtagccggtggggttgggttcgtgggatggggggaccagtgGGTTGGGGGTTACAATATATAGAGGTTATTGGGAGACCCGGGTGGCGGTTTGGTTTTCCCCAAACcgtttgaatttaaaattcaaaatttgaaaagtCCGCTATGACGTGGCGGGGTGAGCGAATGGGAGGCAGCCAGCTAGCATGACcataccgccccacgcccggcttgaaagctAAGCCCCAAgtgccacgccccaacccaagccccataccccatggccttaaCTTCCAGTGAATTGATGACATGCCCGTCCTTAATCTTAGTCGGTTAAAATCCATTGAAATGGGGGTGTGCCCTTACCAACTTCGTAGTTGATTTGAACAACCAATTCCATTCTTTGGTTGGTGATGTGTTGTAAAACACATATGTTTTTCCTTACTGTTTTTATTGTTATAGTTATGTAAATAGTTGTTTTTAGCTTGTATTTAGTTAGTTATGTTTTACAGGTACCCATGTGTAGAAGAAGTGGAATTGAGGCTAAATTGAGGAAGAAACACACACGTGGGAAATAAacattgaaaataaaatataaaatctgGAATTTTCATTCTTCGCACCACGCGAAGAACCCATGAAAATGCCTTGCGACACGCCAAGAAGTGGATCAATAAGAAATTAAGGGACCGATTGTTTTGTCTTTAGCGACAAGCGAAGAACTCTGATTAGGCCTTTGCTACGTGCGAAGGATGTCAGATTTCAGTAAAAAAAACCCTCCCTAGTTGATTATATTATTATCACTTTTGCCCAATCTTTTCGACATAGCTGACTTACAAGCGTGAAAACTGAGAGCTCTGGGCGTTTTCGGAGTGGAGAAGCCGGATTTGATCAAGAATTGAAGCAAGGGGTCGCGAATCAGTTCGGTTACCTTAATTTGGTTTATGTTTTTTTGAACTTCTTTGTTTTTCCATATTTCTAGACCTCATGTTTCTTATTCATAAGACTTGTTATCTGATGTTAAACATGATATTTGGCTACACTTTTGTAGCTACCTAGGTTTTGGATGAATAACTGTTGAATTTTAGTTATTATTGATGGATTAACGTTAATGCAAAGAACCATTTTACAATTGATCTGATGTATATGCATATTTAGTTTTGATTTATGATTAATCTTTGTTCTATATGCTTCTTGTTAAATGTCTTTCGGTTCTAGTTAGATATTTAGGTCGCTTACTGTTTGTTTGTGATTATTTTATGGTTTTTCTAGACGTAGTAATCCATAAGAACATTGATTGGTGATTTGTTAGAGCTAAGTATTCTACTTATCTAGATAGCTAAGAGGTGATAAACACTCGGGtagtcttttttttttattaggTGTTTAGGTGTAAAGCCTCTTAGAGGCGGTTTCCCTAGATTTCCTAGTATCCTTGCTAGTTCGTGTCTTATCAATTGTTATTAAGTTACTCCTTGCATCACAGGGTTTATTGGGATAGTTTGACTAAGAGATAATCTGTCGTTTGGATCGAATTAAAAAGAATGAAACGCTCGATTGTGAGCCTATTGTTTCCTTTCTCAAATTTGAAGTTGGAGTTTCATCTTGAATAGGAGATGCATAGTAGAACCATAATATCAACCGCACTTCCTTATTTTCTTAGCTTCTTTCTGTTGATATTGTTTAGTTACATCATACTTGACACGATTCAAGATTaacaaataaaagataaaaagggtaaaaaaaaCGTAAGAtttgaattaaattaaaaaaaagtaaaccgccaaaatggtccctaaggtttggtcacttttaacACTTTAGTCTAAAACTTAAACATTTTGAATTTGCGCCTCTGtgttttcaattttgttgtcattttcatcaaaCTCAAAATCTTGTCAGGTTTTTCAGTAGGGGTGTCCAAACTGTTCGGCGCTCGAAGATCGTTCGATGATCGTTCGAAAAAGCTCGAAAATATGCTCGTTTGATTCATTGCTCGGTTAAAACCGAGCCGAGCAGCTCGGTTCGGTTTaaaaacgaaccgagcacgagcatagGTACGCTCGCTCGTTCGGTTTCGATCgaatttattattatatatatatatattatttattaaatatatattatatttttaaatataataaagATGTAGGAGGAGCATATCCACATTCCAGCGGCCAGCCCCTAAATCCTCACTTCACGTCTTCTTCTGGTCTTCATAtctaattcaaaaaaaaaaaaaaaaaaccctaatcttTAATCTCTCTCAACTCTCAAGCCGCCAACCATCCAGTTCCACCAGTCGCTTCCCTCGTTCGCCGGCCACATCCCTCATCCGCCGGCCATTCACCATCCGTCGGCTATCAACCGTCAGCCAGTCATTCAAAACGCACAGCCTCAAGGTCTGATTTTGTAGAATATTCTTCATCAAAGTttgattttttgttgattttctgtTTACATTCAGTTTCTCGCATGTTTAATGGTTACATGAGCAGAATAACTGTTGTTGTTGGACCTGAAATTGTTCTAGTTTTGACTAATTTCTCTTGTTGTGGTTTAAATCTCGATTTATTTCTCGCATAATTATGTTTGTATTTTGGCTAAATAAAACTGAGCAAAAgcgaaccgaaccgagcggctcggttctaaaccgaaccgagcacgagcataaGATTTCTGCTCGATTACCTAAATCCGAACCGAAACGAGCGGCTCGgtttcaaaccgaaccgagcacgTGCAGACCtccgttcggttcggttcggctcatgaacacccctatttttcagttaacatctagtttttttgtcttttatctTCCTTTAATGAATGGCAAAATGGTCTttagacgtttcattaaaaaggagaaaaaaaaaaaaaactggatgttaactgaaaaatctgaccagattttacttttggatgaaaataacTACAAATTAAAACGACGGgaacccagattcaaaaggttgcGGTTTACTCTAAAAAAACAGAATAATTGCTTAATCACATGACACAGCAACACATCGTCATTCTCTCGCGTACTTTCTTCCGTTTCAAAAAccagatctctctctctctctctctctctactctctatCTAGATTCTCTACCGGAATATACCTTTTCCGGCAACCTTCCGGTCACAATCATCTTTCAACTCTAGGTATCCAGCGACGTTTCAGTTAGCGATCTCGTACGATTAAACACAACCGACATGAGTACCGGAGACCTTCTCAGCATCGAGCCACAGGAGCTTCAGTTTGCTTGTAAGAATTCCGATTAAACTACTGCTTATATTACTTTACTTCATGTTTTCTGTTCTGATTTTGGATCTGTTACCTTTACGCATATCAATTTGTGATGATTTTTGTTCGATTGTGTGTTGTATAGTTGAATTGAAGAAGCAGACCTCATGTTCCATGCAGTTACAGAATACAACGGATGATCATGTGGCTTTTAAGGTACTGTTATTCGATTTGGAACTCGAAATTTATCGGTTTCTATGCTTTGAAGTGCCACTAGTATAAGGAATTATAGAATTATAGTCATGTGATGTTATTGATTAATTATTAATCATAATGTTAAGAAAAGTTAAAACAGAATTAAGTCTTAGTTATAAGGTAGTAATGAACTATGCGAATTCGTGGTGTgagttttttaaaatttttgtggAATTTCAGGTGAAAACTACGAATCCGAAGAAGTATTGTGTTAGGCCTAACTCTGGGATTGTGTTTCCTCGCTCTACTTGCGATATTATAGGTTTGGTTCTTATGCTTTTACTTTTTGTGTGTTTGTTCCATGTTGCTTGTGCTTCTGAGCTCTGAAGTTAATGCGGTAAagtatcggatatcggtcaaggaccgatatttgagatataggttatctcaGTGAGATATCGATAATTTTAATttaatgcagaatttatatatatagcaatttaacactaataattcagtgatatattggtcaaatatcggtgatgtatcggttatatcggtcaaatatcaccgataatatcggtaccgatatttgacaccgataaccgatatatcaccgatattaacagCATAGCTTCTGAGTAGCTGGTTTTTCGGTTTGTGTTTGACGATTTTAATAATGCATGTAGATTGTGGGACATTAGTTTTATTAGATTTTACGTTTGGAAGCCTCGAGAATATGTGGAGATAAAAGGATGAGTTGTTCTTTTGAGCTTCTGAAATAATTTGTTGAGTTTTAGGAGTTTTATATGTGTGCAGAGTGATATGCTTATGCAACTGGCCATTTGGTATGCTAAGAACTACATGGAATTTGTGGAATTTGATATTGAAGCTTTTACTCATGAACACAGTGCTCAATACCCATTATCTCCTAGAGGATTCCTCATAACTTATTTCCACATAAATTTATGCATATAAGATTTCCCCCTTCTGAGCTTTAGGGTTTGTATACTTGATATAATTCACCAATCAGTCACTTAAAGTTAGGTAATTAACAAGTTGTGGTTTGTTGCTCGAGCTAAAAAAGTTAGAAGTAAAATTGATTTGATGTGTTGGATGGAGGAGTGATAAGCAGAGAATGTAACATATAAAGTGTTAACAGATGTAGAACTCTTGGGTCCCAATTTGAATGCTACACTTTTCACACCTTAATGTCACGCATTCACAATACAACATTATTATGTACTCTCTTAAACTAAATAATGTAAAAGTTGACAAAGTACGGGACACAAGAAATCGGACAGAAGATCTTAAAGAACTTTTACTCACCTATACCTTGTCTGTCTTTTAACTTGTTGCATGACAGCATGCGTATTTATGTTATTTACTTTTTTTTGATCATCTTGTATGAGCCATATGTTGCATAATTGCTGGCTAAAATTGATGCATTCATTGTTTAGTTACAATGCAAGCTCAAAAGGAGGCTCCTCCTGACATgcaatgcaaggataagtttttgcTTCAAAGTGCAGTTGCACCTGCTGGAACTTCTGCAAAAGATATCACTCCCGAGCTGGTAGTTAATTAGCTCATTAGATTGTGTTTTAACTTTAAACTGTTAACTACCTTCTTTGATTAAAACTTGTACTTTTGAATTGTAACAGTTTAACAAGGAGTCAGGTAATAAAGTGGAGGAATGCAAATTAAAAGTTAACTATGTCCCTCCAAAACGACCACCGTCACCAGTTCGAGAAGGGTCAGAAGAGGGTTCATCTCCAAGGGGTTCAATATCTGACAACGGGGCAGTAAATTTGATCGATTCTAATACTGTAAGCTTTTTTAATGGTTTATTGTATCATATGGCGGGCATTTTTAACAATGTGGCATGGATTTTAATCTTTGTAGGCTCCAAGATCATTTGCTGAATCTCAAGATATATCGTCTGAGGTTATTTTCTGAATAAGACACTGTCGTTTTGCTTTCATCTTAAAATATCAATGCTTCTTTATAACTATATCATTTTGTATTCAGGCGATGACCCTTATTTCTAAGCTGACTGAAGAGAAAAATTCTGCCATTCAGCAAAGTAAAAGGCTCCATCAAGAACTGGTACATATCTTTATTTTTGTTTACTGGTGTTTTTTTAACTTACTACTGCTAGGAAATCTTCATTTTCATTAGTCTAGGAGTGTTACAAGTTGATTTTTGTTTGGTTAGTCAACTTACACATTCTCAAAAGGTTTTAGATCGTTGGTTATAAAGCAAGTTGCTTTCTAAGCGTATTACAAAAGCATGGTCAATAACCATTTAAGGTGAAGGTGGAAAAAGGGGCGGGTTGCGTAACAGGTCAAACCGGCATTTTGGAAGTGTTGATCCAAAACACTTTTCGTTTAACTTTTCCAGTGATCATAACTTTCTTAAACAAAATGAGGAGGTTTAATGCAATATAATAACTATAAAAATACACTTTGGTGACTTTCTACCTGTTTGACCCACCATTTATTAAAAGCTTACATGTTTGACCCGTTAGGTAAAACGTAATCCGAATCGACCCATTCATAAGTGAATGCGTTGAAATTACAGCTTTTAATAAAGAAATGAATTCAAATACATTGTCTTATCATATCTCCCAATCTTATGTAACACAGGAACTTTTGAGGCGTCAAGGAAACAAAAGCAGTGGTGGCATCCCGTTGATATATGTTCTTCTGATTGGTTTGGTCGGGCTGCTCTTGGGATATATGTTCAAATAGTGATCAACTCTCTTCTTCGTCAGTTTTGTGTTTTAACCTAACCCTTCTTGTGTCGAATCTAGTTTCATGATAGAGCTCAAAATGGTGTGAAGACATGCTCAAATGGTGTTCTTCAGTTTGTGTTATTTAAGTAGCTTTTCTTTATATGTTTGATTGGGTTGGTGAATTGGTAGATGGTTTTCATGGTGCTTTTGGCCTTCCGTTTTTCTAATCTTCGATGTCTAGATCGTTATTTGGTGTGCTCTTTTATATGTAGTATTGGCCTGTAAAATATTACATCATAAGCATCAGTCTTATTGATCTATGGTTAAAATTTTCTCTCTGGTAGTTTATGTAAAGGGTTGCTTGACTAACTCGCGGTTTGCATCTCGCTCGATAAAAGTCGTTTATAATTTGAGATGAGTTGATTTGGCTTGTATACTTATTGAAACTTGTATGATTTGAGATTTTTGTTAACTTGTTATTTGAGATCTGGATGAAAAAGCTATTTCTCGTGTCACAACCTCACTTTTGTAAGAGCTAAGGAGGGAGGGAGGAGAGAGTTCATCCTGCCCGAAAAGTGCAACCGGCGTGAACCCCGTGGTTTGTGATGTTAGAATGTTTCTGTAAATAGTCTTTCTATCCTTACCGAAACTTGGCTAAAATCTATAAGAGTTAAATGCTATTTTAGGCCATGTGGTTTGCGTCATTTaaccagtttagtccaaagtttcatttttggcatgtgggtccaaaaaggtttcatcgttgtcattttagtccactgggttaacttcatcaattttttctgttcacaagaagggcaattcggtcattttattgtaattttgttaactagaaagGTAATTCGACCATATACAATGACtaaattgcccttctcgttaacagaaaaatggatgaagttaactcagtggactaGAATgggaaaaatgaaacatttttagacccacatgcgaaaaatgaaacccTTGTACTAAATTGGCAATGCAGCCCAAACGAGAGACtacttattattttatttttgaacggccaacaaactcaatcccgagcactcttgggatacccactggacaaacgaagtactccgagagtaacctgAGTCCACCATCAATTCcagggaaaacccggtaacccacccg
The Helianthus annuus cultivar XRQ/B chromosome 6, HanXRQr2.0-SUNRISE, whole genome shotgun sequence genome window above contains:
- the LOC110864700 gene encoding vesicle-associated protein 1-2-like, which produces MSTGDLLSIEPQELQFAFELKKQTSCSMQLQNTTDDHVAFKVKTTNPKKYCVRPNSGIVFPRSTCDIIVTMQAQKEAPPDMQCKDKFLLQSAVAPAGTSAKDITPELFNKESGNKVEECKLKVNYVPPKRPPSPVREGSEEGSSPRGSISDNGAVNLIDSNTAPRSFAESQDISSEAMTLISKLTEEKNSAIQQSKRLHQELELLRRQGNKSSGGIPLIYVLLIGLVGLLLGYMFK